The Desmonostoc muscorum LEGE 12446 genome includes a region encoding these proteins:
- a CDS encoding alpha/beta fold hydrolase yields the protein MPHNFLLIWLVQLLSIAVIGGGGYILYEWYEGELVGTFYLVAGLVMVLWTFGGRFISLPMLRRPGADEPKFIRSKTVQRLPRPDGSVLQVEFFGPEDGQPIILSHGWGPNSTVWYYAKRQLSDRFRVIVWDLPGLGKSSKPKNNDHSIEKYARDLEAVIAIAGDKPVILIGHSMGGMINLTFCRLFPEQLGSRVAGLILVDTTYTNPVKTCIFSNLVRKLQKPILEPVLYLTTVLWPIFWLMTWLSYLNGSLYITVELSGFTGTETRGQLNFAGFLSALGSPGVLARGTLAMFNFDETDTLATIKVPVLVVCGGLDIATKPVASDRMKAELQNSQRVTINPGGHMALMEQNQQFSEAVSAFCADCSNSSVYP from the coding sequence ATGCCTCATAATTTTCTGCTTATATGGCTGGTTCAACTGCTGTCGATTGCGGTAATTGGCGGGGGGGGCTACATTCTCTATGAGTGGTACGAAGGAGAACTTGTAGGAACATTTTACTTAGTGGCTGGGCTAGTAATGGTTCTGTGGACTTTTGGCGGTCGTTTTATCAGTTTGCCAATGCTGCGCCGTCCTGGAGCCGATGAACCTAAGTTTATCCGTAGCAAAACTGTGCAGCGTTTGCCACGACCGGATGGTAGTGTACTGCAAGTAGAGTTTTTTGGCCCTGAAGATGGTCAACCGATTATTTTGTCACACGGTTGGGGGCCAAATAGTACTGTATGGTATTATGCCAAACGACAACTGAGCGATCGCTTCCGAGTAATTGTCTGGGATCTACCAGGGTTAGGAAAATCCTCAAAACCGAAAAATAACGACCACTCTATAGAAAAATATGCCCGTGACTTAGAAGCTGTTATCGCCATAGCAGGGGATAAACCTGTTATTTTGATAGGACACAGCATGGGCGGGATGATTAACCTCACATTTTGTAGGCTGTTTCCAGAGCAATTAGGGAGTCGGGTGGCTGGCTTAATTCTTGTGGATACTACTTACACCAATCCGGTTAAAACCTGTATATTTAGTAATTTGGTACGTAAATTACAAAAGCCAATACTTGAACCTGTGCTGTACCTAACTACTGTGCTGTGGCCAATTTTTTGGTTGATGACTTGGCTTTCGTATTTGAATGGTTCGCTGTACATTACCGTAGAACTGTCTGGATTTACGGGTACTGAAACACGGGGTCAACTAAATTTTGCAGGTTTCTTATCAGCATTGGGTTCGCCTGGTGTTCTGGCTCGTGGCACACTGGCAATGTTCAACTTTGATGAAACAGACACACTTGCGACTATTAAGGTTCCTGTGTTGGTTGTTTGCGGCGGTTTAGATATAGCAACTAAACCTGTGGCGAGCGATCGCATGAAAGCTGAATTGCAGAACTCTCAACGAGTTACCATTAACCCAGGCGGACACATGGCATTAATGGAGCAAAACCAGCAGTTTTCCGAAGCGGTTAGCGCGTTTTGTGCCGACTGCTCAAACTCAAGTGTTTATCCTTAA
- a CDS encoding IS5 family transposase, whose translation MAYSSNLTDAEWEIFEPLLQEILPTKKQTRPTNWPKRDIFNGILYQLKNGCNWQDLPKDLPPYSTVYWHYKQWRAAGVFEELMSVLHGQVREQVKKKPHWTTLIIIDSQAVKNTCNASVESKGFCFYKATNGIKRHLAIDTLGFPFFTLCTRANVSDDAGLIEMFTLNIDYFKSKPIDIPKITILLDHGYHPEYLTQELERIYPEIMTKIQFQLSTKPSKQEKAAQGKSGFVPAIARWVIERSNAWMERCKILVKNFERTLVSATAKLNICFIRLMIKRLAAPS comes from the coding sequence ATGGCGTATTCCAGCAACCTCACTGATGCAGAATGGGAAATTTTTGAACCCTTATTGCAAGAGATATTACCGACTAAGAAGCAGACTCGACCGACCAACTGGCCAAAGCGAGATATCTTCAATGGAATTCTCTATCAACTAAAAAATGGATGCAATTGGCAAGACTTACCTAAAGACCTCCCCCCTTATTCCACTGTATATTGGCACTACAAACAGTGGCGAGCAGCCGGGGTATTTGAGGAACTGATGAGTGTCTTACATGGACAAGTGCGTGAACAGGTAAAAAAAAAACCGCACTGGACGACATTGATCATCATTGACTCCCAAGCAGTGAAAAATACCTGCAACGCCAGTGTGGAGTCGAAAGGTTTTTGCTTCTACAAAGCCACCAACGGTATTAAAAGGCATTTGGCTATTGACACCCTTGGGTTTCCCTTTTTTACGCTCTGTACTCGCGCCAATGTCTCGGATGATGCCGGATTAATTGAGATGTTTACTCTCAACATCGACTACTTCAAGTCAAAACCTATCGATATTCCCAAGATTACTATCCTGCTAGATCATGGGTATCACCCAGAATATTTGACTCAGGAGTTAGAGCGAATTTACCCAGAGATCATGACCAAAATTCAGTTTCAACTTTCTACGAAACCCTCAAAACAAGAGAAAGCGGCACAAGGAAAATCTGGATTTGTTCCGGCAATAGCTAGATGGGTGATCGAACGCTCCAATGCTTGGATGGAGCGCTGTAAAATTCTGGTTAAGAACTTTGAACGAACCCTGGTTAGTGCCACTGCCAAACTCAATATCTGCTTCATCAGGCTAATGATTAAGAGGCTTGCAGCACCTTCTTAG